From Actinomycetota bacterium:
CGCCACCGGCTTCAACTACAAGGACCCCGGTGTACCCGGCACCGACCTCGAAGGCCTCTATTACGTAAAGAACATCCGTCAGGCGATGGAGTGGGACAAGATCCTCGACAGCGTGAAAAAGGCGGTTGTCGTCGAGGCCTCCCCGCTGGGCCTCGAGATGGTCACCGCCCTGGCGCACCGGGGCATCGAGACCCATCTGGTCGACCCCCATCCGTGGGCGCTTGCCGAGGTCGGAGACCCGGACATCATGAAGCCGGTCATGGACTCGTGGACCGAGATGGGCGTGATCAGCCACTACAACACCAAAGTCGAGGCGTTCCTGGGCGAAGGCAAGGTCCGCGCAGTCCAGACCAACGAAGGCGAGCTCGAAGCCGACCTGGTGGTGATCTGCACCCACAAGACCCCGAACAACAAGCTCGCCCGCGAGGCGGGGCTGGACATCGGGTCGACCGGCGGGATCATCGTCGACCAGCGCATGGCCACCTCCAAGCCCGGCGTGTTCGCCGCCGGCGACTGCAACGAGCTGCCGCACGGCATCACGAAGATTCCAATCCAGGGCCTCTCCGGCAGCCACGCGTACGCCCAGGGCAAGGTCGCAGGCAACAGCGCCGTGGGCGGCGACCGCCTCTACCAGCCGGTTTACGTCCCGTGGGGCATGGTCGCGGGCAAGTGGATGATCGGCGGAGTCTCATTTGGCGAGACGCTGGCGACCGCCCTCGGCATCCCGTTCGTCCTCGGCGTTGCGCAGGGAATCTCCCGCGCACGCTACTACCCGGACATGAAGCCGGTGCGGGTAAAGCTGCTGGCCGAGCCGGGCACGCTGAAGCTGATCGGCGCCCAGATGGTGGGCGGCGAGGGCATCAAGGAGAGGGCCGACTTCCTGGCGGTGGCCGTCAAGACCGGCGTGACTCTTCACGACCTGGCCTGGATGGAGAACGTGTACTCACCGCCGATCGGGGCCCTGAACGAGCCCATCGCTATGGCCGCACAGAACGGCCTCGCTTCCCTCAAGTCCTGATGGGGTTCTTCCAATGGGTTCGCTCCAACTCAGAGCACTACCTGATGGAGGCCTCACAGCGCGAGATGGCCAAAAAGTACATGGGCACCGAACCCCCGGTGACCGGAGCCACATTCAAGGACATCTTCTTTCGCCGGCTGTTCGTACCCATCTACCGTCGGCTGCCCTACCGGTTGACCAAGATCGTGATGATGGCCATGCCGGGCAGCCACCACAAGGACTGGGGAGGAAGTTCCAAACTTTAGTTGAAGCCGCAGCAAGTCAACGACGCACCGAGTAAAGGGAGGTTGTGCATGGCAGACATCGTTGGTGAGCGAGTAGCGAAGGGTTCGGCCATCGTCGACTACGACGACAAGGTCTTCGAGGACGTCCAGGCAGAGCCCGGCGAGAAGGCATACGTCTTCATGCACACGGTTCCCTTCGAGGGGTCGGTCGGCATCGTCAACATGCTGACCACCACCCGGCTCATCCGTAAGGGATTCGACGTCAGCCTCGTGCTGTTCGGCCCCGCGTCGCTGATGGCATCGGCGACCCGCGGTTTCCCGAACGTCGGGGACGTGGCCTTCCCGGGTCACATGAACTACAACAACCAGCTGCAGACGATCATGGACGAGGGCGGCAAGGTCTACGCCTGCCGGTTCTCCGCCGCAGCCCTGTACGGCATGCGCGAGGTC
This genomic window contains:
- a CDS encoding FAD-dependent oxidoreductase, which encodes ATGFNYKDPGVPGTDLEGLYYVKNIRQAMEWDKILDSVKKAVVVEASPLGLEMVTALAHRGIETHLVDPHPWALAEVGDPDIMKPVMDSWTEMGVISHYNTKVEAFLGEGKVRAVQTNEGELEADLVVICTHKTPNNKLAREAGLDIGSTGGIIVDQRMATSKPGVFAAGDCNELPHGITKIPIQGLSGSHAYAQGKVAGNSAVGGDRLYQPVYVPWGMVAGKWMIGGVSFGETLATALGIPFVLGVAQGISRARYYPDMKPVRVKLLAEPGTLKLIGAQMVGGEGIKERADFLAVAVKTGVTLHDLAWMENVYSPPIGALNEPIAMAAQNGLASLKS
- a CDS encoding MSMEG_0572/Sll0783 family nitrogen starvation response protein, with translation MADIVGERVAKGSAIVDYDDKVFEDVQAEPGEKAYVFMHTVPFEGSVGIVNMLTTTRLIRKGFDVSLVLFGPASLMASATRGFPNVGDVAFPGHMNYNNQLQTIMDEGGKVYACRFSAAALYGMREVDMMEGVIPVHPRDIADAALTAWRERAFQMNTWNL